A region of Anopheles merus strain MAF chromosome 2R, AmerM5.1, whole genome shotgun sequence DNA encodes the following proteins:
- the LOC121589114 gene encoding uncharacterized protein K02A2.6-like, which produces MKRRSEDYLAYSCRVNRACVDFEIGKLTEEQFKCLIYVCGLRDEEDVEIRTRLLGKIDDRNDTTLESLTADCQRILNLKKDSAMIEKAATEQVFAVQKKTDEPKFSERQNFQSRKHEYKRPQTLPGRNCWLCGKNHWARDCPFKSNVCRVCKKKGHRDGYCPKPKRYSDSPTYRNKFSSRVVSVNTTNVQQRRKYINIFINNVSTRLQFDTGSDITIINRNVWQRLGKPELKRTVSARTASGSGLFLLGEFEANVTIGSVTHVASLRVAQADILLLGTDLIDLFALGSTPMDAFCRHISSEDYSKTVERRFQEVFNGMGLCTKASVKLQLKENVRPVFCPKRPVAYAVQELVDKELDRLEQMSIISPTDYSEWAAPIVVVRKANGSIRLCGDYSTGLNDALQQHEYPLPLPEDIFARLSQCKIFSKIDLSDAFLQVEIDPAYRSLLTINTHRGLFTYNRLPPGIKIAPAAFQQLIDTMLAGVKGVSCYMDDIIVGGATEQEHEANLMAVLKRIQEYGFSIRSEKCAFKVQQLRYLGYIIDTHGLRPDPAKIDVIKRLPEPTDVSGVRSFLGAINYYARFVPNMRELRYPLDNLLKTNAQFRWTADCKRAFERFKSLLSSNLLLTHYDPRHKIIVSADASSIGIGATISHMFPNGTIRVVQHASRALTKTEEGYSQIDREGLAIIFAVTKFHKMIFGRRFQLQTDHRPLLRIFGSKKGIPVYTANRLQRFALTLLSYDFGIEYVRTESFGNADVLSRLINKHDKPDEDCVIASVALEMDVKSIATSALVTFPLSFREVARETNRDPIARKLHYYIKNGWPRNIALGADSSRYHSRKEDYSTVEGCILVGERVLIPEKLRKQCLSQLHRGHPGIQRMKAIARSYVFWPSLNEDIIDLVSNCHSCALAAKSPAHADPLPWPKTTTPWERVHVDYAGPIDGDYFLVVVDAHTKWPEIIRTASITARITVSILRGLFARFGMPTTLVSDNGTQFTSGEFSEFCLSNGVHHITSAPFHPQSNGQAERFVDTFKRSLTKIRVGGAPLQEALDLFLQTYRTTPNPQLEQNKTPAEVMFGRPIRTCFDLLRPPRKIQHDFREGNERSFERDDLVYAKAYSRNNWHWVPGRVIRKRGNVTYEVLTGHRSVIRHINQLKRRGPLNSQGPMTERFNPLPLDVLLDSWSIPVTPSVLPDVYPTQHAPPVATPTEPPSLPPHRSIPQHQRSPRRSSRSRRAPRRFDPYLRY; this is translated from the coding sequence ATGAAACGACGTAGCGAAGATTATCTGGCATATTCTTGTCGTGTGAATCGAGCCTGTGTAGattttgaaattggaaaattaacTGAGGAACAATTCAAGTGTCTGATATACGTATGCGGACTGCGGGACGAAGAAGACGTCGAGATTCGAACACGTCTACTTGGAAAGATCGACGACCGAAACGACACAACACTGGAAAGTTTAACAGCAGACTGCCAGCGTATTTTGAACTTAAAAAAAGACAGTGCTATGATCGAGAAAGCAGCAACCGAACAAGTTTTCGCTgtgcaaaagaaaactgaCGAACCAAAGTTTTCTGAGCGCCAAAATTTCCAGAGCAGAAAGCACGAATATAAGCGTCCTCAAACCCTACCTGGAAGAAATTGCTGGCTTTGTGGAAAAAATCATTGGGCGCGTGATTGTCCTTTTAAGTCGAatgtgtgtcgtgtctgtaagAAAAAGGGTCATAGAGACGGTTACTGTCCAAAACCGAAACGTTATTCAGATAGTCCAACATACAGAAACAAGTTTTCATCACGAGTGGTTTCGGTGAATACAACGAATGTTCAGCAAAGGCGAAAatatatcaatatttttataaataatgtaaGCACTCGATTGCAGTTCGACACAGGATCTGATATAACGATCATTAATCGAAACGTATGGCAACGTCTTGGAAAGCCTGAACTAAAACGAACAGTTAGCGCAAGAACAGCATCAGGAAGCGGACTCTTTCTGTTAGGAGAGTTTGAAGCGAATGTTACCATCGGAAGCGTAACTCATGTGGCTTCTTTAAGAGTAGCACAGGCAGACATACTATTGCTCGGAACAGACTTAATAGACCTGTTCGCACTTGGTTCTACCCCCATGGATGCTTTTTGTAGGCATATCTCATCTGAGGATTACTCTAAGACGGTTGAGCGGAGATTTCAAGAGGTCTTCAACGGCATGGGTCTGTGCACAAAGGCTAGTGTAAAACTGCAGCTGAAGGAAAACGTTCGTCCAGTATTTTGCCCAAAGCGACCGGTAGCTTATGCAGTACAGGAGTTAGTCGACAAGGAACTCGATCGACTAGAGCAGATGAGCATAATATCTCCAACGGATTACTCTGAATGGGCAGCACCTATCGTCGTCGTCCGCAAGGCAAACGGCAGCATTCGGCTTTGCGGGGACTACTCAACTGGACTAAATGACGCGTTGCAGCAACATGAGTATCCTTTACCATTACCTGAAGATATCTTCGCTAGACTATCgcaatgcaaaatatttaGCAAAATTGATCTATCCGATGCTTTCTTACAGGTAGAAATCGACCCTGCCTACCGATCTTTACTCACCATCAATACGCATCGAGGTTTATTCACCTACAATAGATTGCCGCCTGGTATTAAGATTGCTCCAGCAGCGTTCCAGCAGCTTATCGACACAATGCTGGCTGGTGTAAAAGGAGTGTCATGTTACATGGACGACATCATTGTCGGAGGAGCCACTGAACAAGAGCATGAAGCAAATTTAATGGCAGTTTTGAAAAGAATTCAAGAGTATGGATTCAGCATTCGATCGGAAAAATGCGCTTTTAAGGTTCAGCAACTAAGATATTTGGGTTACATCATCGACACCCACGGATTGCGCCCCGATCCAGCGAAGATCGATGTCATAAAAAGGCTTCCAGAACCAACAGATGTGAGCGGCGTCCGATCCTTTCTAGGAGCCATAAATTATTATGCCAGATTTGTCCCAAACATGCGAGAGTTGCGATATCCACTGGATAACTTATTGAAGACAAATGCACAATTTCGATGGACCGCCGATTGTAAAAGAGCGTTTGAAAGATTTAAATCCTTGCTATCATCGAACTTGTTGTTAACGCATTATGATCCAAGGCATAAAATAATAGTATCGGCAGATGCATCATCAATAGGTATTGGTGCCACTATTAGCCACATGTTTCCCAATGGTACCATACGTGTGGTTCAACACGCCTCTAGAGCACTTACAAAAACGGAAGAAGGATATAGCCAAATAGATCGTGAAGGACTGGCAATCATCTTCGCGGTAACGAAATTCCACAAGATGATATTTGGAAGGCGTTTCCAGCTTCAGACAGATCATCGTCCACTACTGCGGATCTTTGGGTCGAAAAAAGGGATCCCAGTCTACACTGCCAACCGCTTGCAGCGTTTTGCGCTCACGCTATTGTCATACGATTTCGGCATTGAATATGTACGCACCGAATCATTCGGAAATGCCGAtgtactctccaggctaattAACAAGCATGATAAACCGGATGAGGATTGTGTAATCGCTTCTGTTGCACTAGAGATGGATGTAAAGTCTATTGCAACAAGCGCTTTAGTTACGTTTCCCTTGAGTTTTAGAGAGGTCGCTCGAGAAACGAATCGTGATCCTATAGCAAGGAAGTTGCATTACTACATAAAAAACGGGTGGCCACGTAACATTGCCCTTGGCGCAGATTCATCTCGTTATCACAGCAGGAAGGAAGACTATTCAACGGTGGAAGGATGTATTTTGGTCGGAGAGAGAGTGTTAATACCAGAGAAACTACGCAAGCAATGTCTGTCCCAGCTTCATCGAGGACATCCTGGTATCCAGCGCATGAAGGCGATTGCGCGTAGCTATGTGTTTTGGCCGTCGTTAAATGAAGACATCATCGATCTCGTCAGTAATTGCCATTCATGTGCTCTGGCAGCAAAATCTCCTGCTCATGCTGATCCTTTGCCGTGGCCGAAGACAACAACGCCATGGGAGCGTGTCCATGTGGACTACGCGGGCCCAATAGATGGAGACTATTTTTTGGTAGTAGTCGATGCGCATACTAAGTGGCCAGAGATCATCCGGACGGCTAGTATCACAGCCCGCATAACCGTTAGCATCTTGAGAGGGTTGTTCGCGCGTTTCGGTATGCCCACGACACTGGTGAGCGACAATGGCACACAATTCACCAGCGGTGAGTTTTCAGAGTTCTGTTTGAGTAATGGTGTGCATCACATTACGTCTGCCCCGTTTCATCCGCAATCAAACGGGCAGGCAGAAAGATTCGTAGATACGTTTAAGCGCTCGTTAACCAAGATAAGAGTAGGAGGAGCACCGCTGCAGGAAGCACTGGACCTATTCCTACAGACATATCGAACCACGCCAAACCCTCAgttagagcaaaacaaaacacctgcTGAAGTTATGTTTGGACGACCTATACGAACGTGTTTTGATTTACTCCGTCCCCCAAGGAAAATTCAACATGATTTTAGAGAAGGGAATGAAAGATCGTTCGAGCGTGATGACCTTGTCTATGCTAAGGCGTATAGTAGGAACAATTGGCATTGGGTTCCAGGAAGAGTGATTCGGAAACGTGGAAATGTTACCTACGAGGTACTGACTGGTCATCGCAGCGTCATTAGACACATTAATCAACTGAAAAGGCGTGGACCATTAAACAGCCAGGGTCCCATGACGGAACGTTTCAATCCATTACCGTTGGATGTATTATTGGATTCCTGGAGCATACCCGTTACACCATCAGTGCTCCCAGATGTTTATCCAACACAACATGCACCGCCAGTGGCGACTCCAACTGAGCCGCCATCTCTTCCCCCACATCGATCCATTCCTCAGCATCAACGTTCACCACGTCGCTCTTCTCGGTCTAGAAGAGCTCCACGTCGGTTCGATCCGTACCTACGCTAttaa